The following are from one region of the Planifilum fimeticola genome:
- a CDS encoding transposase — DSRSFRIWLRRRGIKPTIPTIQRKSRKPRRGRPIRVGEGYRRRWIIERCFGWMNNYRRLVVRYDRYLYIYRAFCLIAFIIWCVNRILK; from the coding sequence GACAGCCGTTCTTTCCGAATCTGGTTGCGCCGACGAGGAATCAAGCCCACCATTCCCACCATTCAGCGAAAAAGCCGCAAACCCCGTCGTGGCCGCCCCATCCGTGTGGGAGAGGGATACCGCCGGCGTTGGATCATTGAACGCTGCTTCGGTTGGATGAACAATTACCGTCGGTTGGTGGTTCGATATGACCGATATTTGTATATTTATAGAGCTTTTTGCCTGATTGCATTCATTATTTGGTGTGTGAATCGAATTTTGAAATAG